CTGCTCGGGCCGCCGCTGGCTGGGGAAGGTGCGCGCCTCCAGGATCGCCCGGCCGGCGGCGCTCTCGGTGAGCGGGTGGCGCAGCCCGGTGCGGTAGGCGACGTGGAAGTCCGTCCAGCTCGGTTCGACCACGGCGACGGCGAGCGCCTCGTTGCCGTCCACCAGGGTCAGGTGGGCGGTGGCGCCGAGGTCCTCGGCCAGGCTCCGCAGGGCCGGCAGGGCGGCCTCGCGCAGCAGCGGGTGCACCCGGTGGGCCAGCCGCAGCACGCCGAGGCCCACCCGGGCCCGGCCGCCGATGTCGCGGCGGACCAGCCCGTGCTGTTCCAGGGTGGCCAGCAGCCGGTAGACGACCGTCCGGTTGACGGCCAGCCGGGCAGCCAGTTCGGTGACGGTGAGGCCCCGCTCGGAGTCGGCGAGGAGTTTGAGCACCCGGACGCCACGGTCCAGGGTCTGGGAGGTCTCGGCTGTCACGACGGGCATTCCTTTCCGCGGCGCTCGCGGACCGGGCGACGCCGGTCAGGGGTCCGTGTCGCACGCAGGTGGGGGGTGGCCGCACTCGGGCGCCACGCGGTGTCGCCCTCGACGGCCGTGCGGTCCCTGCGGCGCCCGTCTCGCGGGGGTCACCCGGCGGAAGAGCGTGTGGGAAAGGTAGTGAAGGAAATGTCGCTGCGGAAGTGGTTGTCCAAAATTCGGTCGTGATCGATTGCATGACCGGGAGCAAATCGGGGCAAATAGCCACATTCCCACGGGTCAACCCGGGCGCAAGTTCGAACACAGTCCGAAGTCCGGACGCTTCGGGCCGGAGGGGGGTCAGCCGTCGCAAGCCGTGCGGGCCTTACCGGCGGCACACACGGCCGCCCGCCCCTCACCAGAGATTGCGCACGACCGTCCAGGCCACGGCCGTGCCCAGCAGCACCGCCGTGCCGCGCCGCCCGAGCGGCGGGCGCCAGCTCCGCCCGGCCAGCCCCTCGCGCAGCCAGGTCAGGTACAGCAGCACGACCAGCGGCAGCGAGATGAGCAGCAGCGCGTTGTCGTGGAAGGCCGCCGCCAGGTCGCCGTGCATCAGGTCGTACGCCATCCGGGTGCCGCCGCAGCCGGGGCACTGAAGGCCGGTGATCCGCCGCCAGGGGCAGAACGGCAGTGCCTGCCCGGCCAGGTGGGGGTTGCGCGACCACAGGTAGACCGAGCCGGCCAGGCCGCCGGCGAGCACCGCCAGCGGCGGGCCCGCGATGCGCAGGCGCGCGGGCACGGCGAAGCCGCCCCGGCCGGAGCCGGGGCGGCGTGCCGCGCTTGGCGTGCGCAAGGTCAGCCGCGCAGCAGACGGCCCTGGGCGTCCGTGCGGTCGTTGCTGACCAGGAACATGATGCCGTCGATCAGGGCCCAGAAGCCGAAACCACCGCAGGTCAGGAGCTGGGCGATGCCCATGCCGATGTGACCGGTGTAGAAGCGGCCGATGCCGAACCCGCCGAGGAAAAGCTGCAGGATGCCCGCGACGATCTTCGACTTGTCGGAGTACTCCGGCTGGCCCGGGTACGGCTGGCCGGGGTACGGCTGGCCCGGGTACGGCTGCTGGCCGGGCTGAGGGGGGTACGACACGTTCGCTGTGCTCCTTGTGTGACAGGTCCGGCGGCGACGGTCGGTCGGGCCGGGTGTTGAGGTCGCCTGCCGTCCCACCGATGCCGGCGGCCGGCCCGGGAGGGTCGGCGCGCGGCACGGGCGGTCCGATGGCGGCGCGGCACGCGGAACACTAGCGGATGATCACATCGGACGTCTCAACAATTCCCGCATGTATACCGGAATGTCATATCACGTTACTGCATCCCGGATTACCCTTACCGGCCGGAGGAATCCACTGACATACCGTTACTTCGCCCATTCCCGGATTCGGGCGATCCGCGCCTTCAGCTGATTCACGGTCGCCTGCGCGGTGAGCGGACCGCCGCACTGCCGGCGCAGCTCGTTGTGGATGGTGCCGTGCGGCTGGCTGGTGCGGTGGTGCCACGCGGCCACCAGCGCGTTCAACTCCTTGCGCAGCTCGCGCAGTTCCTGGTGGGTGACGACCGGGCGCTGCTCGGCCGGAAGCTCCAGCAGGTCGGCCTCGTCGGCGGGCCGGCCCTTGCTGCGCTGGATCTGCCGGTGCTGACGCTTCTGCAGCAGCATCTGCACCTGGTCCGGCTCCAACAGGCCCGGGATGCCGAGGTAGTCCTCCTCCTCCTCGCTCCCCGGGTGGGCCTGCATGCCGAATTCCATGGCGTTGTACAGCACCCGGTCGAAGACCGCGTCGGAGCCGAGCGCCTCGTAGGAGAACTCCTCGCCGCCCGTGCCGTCCGGGCCGTCGTTGGCCCGCTCGGCCTCGGCGAGCAGCCGGTCCTCCTCGTCGAACAGGCCCTCGCCCTCCTTCTTGGGGCGGTCCAGGACGTGGTCCCGCTGCAGTTCCATCTCGTTGGCGAAGCCCAGCAGCATCGGGATGGTCGGCAGGAACACGGAGGCCGTCTCGCCGCGCTTGCGGGCGCGCACGAAGCGGCCGACGGCCTGGGCGAAGAACAACGGGGTGGAGATCGAGGTCGCGTACACCCCGACACACAGCCGCGGCACGTCGACGCCCTCGGACACCATCCGGACAGCGACCATCCAGCGGGAAGTGCCCTCCGAGTACTCGGAGATGCGCTTGGACGCCTCGGCCTCGTCGGAGAGGACGAGGGTGACCTTCTCGCCGCTGATCTCGCGCAGCATCTTGGCGTACGCGCGGGCCACGGTCTGGTCGGTGGCGATGACCAGCCCGCCGGCGTCCGGGATGGCCTTGCGGACCTCGGTCAGCCGGCGGTCGGCGGCCTGCAGCACGGCCGGGATCCACTCGCCCTGCGGGGCCAGCGCGGTGCGCCAGGCCTGGGCGATGAGGTCCTTGGTCATCGGCTCGCCGAGCCGGGCCTCCAGTTCGTCCCCGGACTTGGTGCGCCAGCGCATGTTGCCGCTGTAGCTGAGGAAGATCACCGGCCGGACGACGTGGTCGGCGAGCGCGTTACCGTAACCGTAGGTGTAGTCGGCGACGGACTTGCGGATGCCGTCGCTGCCCGCCTCGTACTGGACGAACGGGATCGGGTTGGTGTCCGAGCGGAACGGTGTTCCGGTCAGCGCCAGCCGGCGGGTGGCCGGCTCGAAGGCCTCGAAGCAGGCCTCGCCCCAGGACTTCGAGTCACCGGCGTGGTGGATCTCGTCCATGATGACGAGGGTCTTGCGGGACTCGGTCCGGTTGCGGTGCAGCATCGGGTTGACCCCGACGCCCGCGTAGGTGATCGCGATGCCGTGGTACTCACGGGAGAGCGGGCCCGAGGAGTACGCCGGGTCCAGCTTGATGCCTATCCGCGCGGCGGCCTCGGCCCACTGCTTCTTCAGGTGCTCGGTCGGCGCGACGACGGTCACCTGCTGCACCAGGTGGTTGTGCAGCAGGTACGAGGCCAGGGTCAGCGCGAAGGTCGTCTTGCCTGCGCCCGGGGTGGCGACCGCGAGGAAGTCGCGCGGCTGCGTCTCGATGTACCTGTCCAGCGCACCCTGCTGCCAGGCCCGGAGCTTGCCCGCGGTACCCCACGGGGCACGGCCGGGGAAGGCCGGCGAGAGGTGGTGCGAGGAGGTGGGTGCGGCGTGGCCGGCGGCCCGGTTGGGCGCGTGCGGCTCGGGCGCGTCGGAGAAGAGCGGCATCGAGGAAGCGGCGGCGGTACTCACGGGCTCCGAAGGGGATCGTCGCAGGTCAGAGGCGGTTTGGCGGCCCCGTCCCGCGGTCGGGCGGCGATCGGACAACCCGCCCAGCCTACCGGTCCGGCCGCCCCTCGGACGCTCCGACCCGGCCCCGCGCGGGGCCGCCACGGCCGGAAATCGATGCGATGTGGGTCACACCGGATACCCGTCGAAACCGGGCAGTCGCGGACCGGCGACCGTCCGGGCCGGGCCCCGCCGACCGCGTGGCGTCAGCCCGACAGCCGGCGCATCAGCCGGACGCCCTGGGCGGCCGTCAGGTGCGGCAGATAGGCCTTGCCGATGGCCCTCGTGATGCCGGGCAGCGCGGCGGGGTCGGGGTACGCCATGTACATCGGCCGGTACTCCGGCTGGAACTTCGCCTTGAACGCGAGCAACGACCGGAAGCCGTACACCGGCTCCAGCACCCGGCCCATCCAGTCCAGCATCCGCTGGAGCCCGGTGGGCTCCTCGTCCTGGCCCGAACGGGCCAGCGGCGCGCCGGACAGCGACAGGAAGCGCGCCCCCTCCTCCTTGAAGCCCAGCGCGGCCGAGGCGATCAGGAACTCGTTCACCCCGCGGAAGCCGTCCGAGCGCCGGCGCATGAAGTCCAGCGTCCAGCCGACCGGCACGCCGTCCTCGTACACCGGCATCCAGCTGGTCAGCCCGTGTACGACGCGCTGCTCGTCCACCGCGACCAGCACCCGCACGTCCGGGTCGTCCAGCTCCTCCAGCCCGCCGAGGGTGAAGCCCATCTCGGGCAGGCCCTTCTCGGAGACCCATTCCTCCGAGATCGAGCGGATCTGGTCCTTCAGCGCGAGCGGCGCCTCGTGGTGGGCCCACCACTCGGCGGTGATGCCCTGCCGGCCCGCCTTGTTCAGGGCCGTCCGGATGTCCTGCCACTTGCGGCCGGTGAAGGCCAGTTCGGGCAACGCGACCACGGTGTCCTCGGCGACCTGCACCGAGCGCCAGCCGAGCTGCGCGGCGGCGGCCCGGGTGTCCCGGGAGACGCTGTAGAAGCACGGCGTCCAGCCACGCGCGTCGCAGTAGTGGGCGAAGCCGGCCACCGCCCGGGCGCGGGCCGCCGGTTCACCGAACGGGTCGCCGGTGGTCAGCGCCACCGTGCCCAGCACCCGGTAGGCGACCGCCGCCCGGCCCTCCTCGTCGAACCAGTAGTGGTTGCCGTCCCAGGTGGTGATGAAGGACAGCGTCCCGCCGCCGTGGGCGGTGAGCAGCGCCCGGGCCCGGGCCGCGGCCGCGGCGTCGGTGTGCACCACCGGCCGCCGGAAGGCCAGCAGCAGCGCGCTGAGCGCGACCGCCCAGAACGCCAGCCCGCTGTACGTCTCCAGGAAGCGGGCCACCGGGCCGACCGCGATCGGGTAGTCCGGCAGCAGGTCGTTGTAGGCGGGCGGCAGGAACTGCGCGGGCAGCCCGTGCAGCAGCCCGCGGAAGGTCGCCCCCGGCTCGAACTGGTCGGCGGCGAGCACCCCGAGGCCGGCGTACGCGGCGGAGGCCGCCACCGCGGCTCCGCCCAGGACGGCCGCCAGCCGGCGGACCGTCCGGCCGGGCAGCCGCAGCCGGAACCGCTGCCGGGTGACCAGCAGCAGGCACGTGGTGAGCAGCGGCAGCAGCAGCGCCTCGACGAAGTACTGGATCACGTCCCCGGAGACCGGCCCGGCGTCGTTGTACAGCCACACCAGCAGCGCCACCCAGAGCAGTTCGGCGCCGACGGTGATCCGCCACGCGAACCGCAGCCCGCGGCGCAGCCCCTCGGCCAGCACCAGCAGCAGCGCCGGGAACAGTGCCGCCATCAGCCGGCCGGGGGTGTCGAAGATCCGCTCGACGGCGTGCGCGCGGGCGCAGTCGTGCGCCGACATCGCGCAGAACTCGGCGACCTCGTCCGGGCTGAGCCGGTGCGAGAAGTACAGCTCGGAGAAGGTGTTGAACGGCCCCGTCGCGTTGTCGTAGAAGGAGGCGATCAGCGGGCCGAACGCGGCGGCGACCAGGCACAGCGCCACCAGCACCCGGGTCTCGGTGTGCGAGGAGCGGCGGGTGCGCAGGTGCAGCCGGCCGCGCGAGAGCAGCGCGCCCACGCCCAGCCCGAGCAGCGCGGCGGCGCACCGCTGGACGCTCTGCAGGTGCCCGACGTACAGCGTCATGAGCAGCGGGACGAGCAGCACCAGCAGGTGCAGCCGGCGGCGCCAGAGCACGGTGAGCCGGTAGCCGAGCACCCCGGCCAGGGCGAACAGGCCGACGCCGGGGCCGATCGCGACCTGGTCGGCCACCGACTCGGTCCACTGCTCGCCGGCCCGGGAGCCGGCCGCGACCAGCCCGGTGCCGAGCAGGGTGCCCGCCAGCTGCCCGACGACCAGCACCGCGAGGGTCCGCCGGCGGCCGAGCCGGCGCTCCGCGGCCGGGCCGACCAGGAGCAGCAGCAGGGTGGTGAACACGTACGCGCCGGGCCCGGAGCACCAGAACAGCGAGGTGAACGGCGTCCACCAGCGGCCCTCGGCGAGCGTCGGCACGCCGACCCCGGCCCGGTCGAGCAGCCGCTCGGACGGGCCGGACAGGCTGCCGCTGGCCGCGCCGACGCCCCACAGGAGGACGAGCAGGAGCAGCGTCAGCGGCGCGGACCGCAGCCACGCGCCGACGAGCCGGGCCGTCCGCCGGGCCCGCTGCGGCCCGGGTTCGGGCGTGCGGGTGACCGGCGCGCGGTCGGCGCCGCGGTCCCGCTCCCGTTCCCGCTGGCCGATCAGGGCGGGCGCGGTGTCGGCCCGTATCACCTGATCAGTCCGGTCTGCTGGGCCAGCCACGGTATCTGCGCGGCGATGCCGGGGCGGAACACGACCCAGCCGTGGCCACCCGGCATCAGGTCGAACTTGGCCTTCATCCCTGCCGCCTGGACGGCCTGGAACACCTTCTCCATCTGCGGCCGGAACTCGCCGTCGCCCTGGCCGACGACGATCGCCGCGGCGGTGTCCGGGAAGCGCCTGCGGGCCATCACCTGGAGCGGGTCGACGGCGTCGAACTTCGCCCCGTCACCGCCGAAGGCGGCCTTGACGGTCTGTTCTCGGGTACCCAGGGTGGGTTCCTCCTGCCCGGACATGTCGAGGACGGTGCCGAAGACGTCGGGGGCGTTGACGGCGAGCTGGAGGGCGCAGGTGCCGCCCATCGAGGCGCCGCCGACCGCCCAGGAGCCGCGCCCCCTGGCGGTCTGCAGGTTCTGGTGGATCCAGTTGGGGACGTCGACCGCCAGGTAGGTCTGCGCCTTGGCGATCTTCGAGTCCAGGCAGAGCGTGTTGCGCCAGGTCGAGCCCAGCTGATCGGGCATCACCACGATCGGCGCGAGGCCGCCGTGCTCGGCCGCGAAGGCGTCCAGCGCCTCGTTGACCTGGCCGGCGAGCACCCAGTCCCCCGGGTTGCCGGGCTGACCGGTGATCAGGACGACGACCGGCAGCAGCGGACGCGGGTTGGCCTGGTAGGCGGGCGGCAGGTAGACGTACGCGTCGCGGGCCGCGAAGCCGGACTTCACGCCGCGGATCGGCACCACCGACACGGTGCCCTTGGCCGGCAGGTCGGCCGGCGGCGCCCAGACCTCCGAGAGCGCCTTGTCCGGCGGCGTGCTCGCCGTCCGGCTGGCCTTCGGGGCTATCAGCGCATCGGTCTTGGTCAGCCAGGGCGCGAGCATGACCCGGCCGCTCGGGAACTGGCCGAAGCCCCTGTTCACCTGCGAGGCCGCCATCAGCAGGACGAGCGCGCCCAGGCCGACCGCGAGCCCCCTGCGCCGCCACGACAGCCGGCCGAACCGGTAGCCGACCAGGCTGAAGCCCAGCAGGGCGACGGCTGTCCACCAGGTGACGTACCGTGGCGTGCCCTCGGGGAAGGGGTGCCACCAACCGTCGACGACCGCGTCGAGCAGCAGGCTGAGCGCCGCGGCGGTGAGCAGCGCGGCCGGCAGCCGGAAGCGCCACCAGGAGCGGCCCCGGCCGATCGCGAGCGCGAGCAGCGCGCCCCAGCCGGCGGCGAGCACGGCGTACGGGATCGGGCCGGTGGTGAGCGGCCAGTCGATCGGGTTCCAGTGGGTGGCGAGCGTGATGGGGGTCATGCGGCTTTCCCCGGCCGGGTGGTGTCGGCCAGGAAGCCGTAGGCCACGACGTTGCCCTCGTAGCCGTGTTCCTCGCTGTACGTGCCGCCGCAGGTGATCACCCGCAGCTGCGCGTCGGCGGCCTGACGGTAGACCCGGTCGTCCGGGAAGTCCTTTCGGTCGTGCACTTCGATGGCGTAGAGCTGGTAGACGGCGGTGGCGCCGTCCGCGCGGGCGATCTCGATCCGGTCGCCGCGGTGGAGCGCCCCCAGGTGGTAGAAGACGGCCGGGCCGCTCCTGTTGTCCACGTGGCCCGCGATGATAGCGGTCCCGCGTTGCCCCGGGGTGGCGCCGCCGCGGTACCAGCCGGCGAGGTTCCGGTCGGTGGCGGGTGGCGCCTGGAGGTGGCCGTCGGCGTCGAGGCCGAGGCCGGTGACGGGGGCGTCGAGTTTCACGGCGGGGATGCGGATCCGGGTCGGGGCGGACGGGCCGAGCGGCGGGACGACCGAGACCGGGGCGAACCCGGACAGGCCCTGCCCGGCTCCGGGGAGGGGCGGCAGCTCTCCGGGCCCGCCGTCGTGCAGCAGCCAGGCGCCGAGGACGAGCGCGGCTCCGGCCGCGAGGGTGCCCGGCCACGGGCTCCTGCTCTGCTGGGCGCCCACGGGCGCTCCCCTCTGCTGACGACTTCCCGGTTCCTGGGAGTTTCCTGGGAACAATTCAATCGGACCGGACCCTAGGGCACGTCAATACGATGGTCATACCAATCCCCCCCAATCGGCAGGGCCGCAGCCGCCTTCCCTGCGCCGAGTGGGTCCCCGGTCACGGAGCGCGAGAGCCGGAAACCACGCACCGGCATTGCCTGTCCGGCTCCGCACGACCATCGACGACAGCCGTCACCGGTCCGGTTGCACCAAACGGGCGATCGCCTGCGACCGTCCGTGGTGGATCACCGACCGAACGCGTTCGCGGTGCCATGCTGACCCGACCACGGGTTCTGTCCCCCCACTGGTCCGACCGGGCTTTCGCATGCCCGCACGCCGCGCCTGCCCGCCTGCCGGACGCCTCCTGAACGGAATGACCATGGACGCTCTCCCCCGCCGCACCCTGCTGGCCGCCGGCGCGGCCACCGCGGCCGCCCTGGCGGCCGGCTGCGGCAGCAAGGCCCGCAGCGGCGGGGAGCAGGCGGCCGGTGGCGCCACCCCGGCCGGCGGCAGCGCCCGCGAGCCGACCGCCACCCCGGCGCCGCCGGCCCCCGCGCCGCAGGTCGTCCTGATCGGCGACGGTTCCACCTCCGACACCGGCACCCAGCCCCGCCAGCCCGCCCCCGAGCGGCTGGGGCCCGGCCAACGCCCGCCGCAGTTCGTGGTCTTCTCCTGGGACGGCGCCGGCGAGCTCGACAACGGCCTGTTCGCCCGGTTCCGACGGCTGGCCCAGGAGCACGACGCGTCGATGACCTTCTTCCTCAGCGGCCTCTACCTGCTGCCCGAGTCCAAGAAGGACCAGTACCGCCCGCCACAGCACAAGGCCGGCGCCTCCGACATCGGCTACCTCAGCGACCAGCACATCCGCGACACCCTGGAGAACGTGCACGCCGCCTGGCTGGAGGGCCACGAGATCGGCACCCACTTCAACGGCCACTTCTGCGGCGCCACCGGCGTCGGCAAGTGGTCCCCGGAGGAGTGGGACAGCGAGATCGAGCAGGCGATGGAGTTCGTGACGAACTGGCGCACCAACACCGGCTACACCGACCTGCCGGCGCTGCCCTTCGACTACCGCAAGGAGCTGATCGGCAGCCGCACCCCGTGCCTGGAGGGCCAGCGCAACCTGCTGCCCACCGCCGTCAAGCGCGGCTGGCGCTACGACAGCAGCGGCAACGGCACCCAGGTGTGGCCGCAGAAGATCCAGGGCGGCGCGCTGTGGGACCTGCCGCTGCAGTCCATCCCCTTCCCCGGGCACACGTTCCAGGTGCTGTCGATGGACTACAACATCATGTACAACCAGTGCGGCCCCAACACCAAGGCCGACCCGGCGCTCCACCCGGGCTTCCAGACCCAGGCCCGGGACGCCTACCTGATGGGCTTCGACCGCACCTACAACAGCAACCGGGCGCCG
The nucleotide sequence above comes from Streptomyces kaniharaensis. Encoded proteins:
- a CDS encoding polysaccharide deacetylase family protein; its protein translation is MDALPRRTLLAAGAATAAALAAGCGSKARSGGEQAAGGATPAGGSAREPTATPAPPAPAPQVVLIGDGSTSDTGTQPRQPAPERLGPGQRPPQFVVFSWDGAGELDNGLFARFRRLAQEHDASMTFFLSGLYLLPESKKDQYRPPQHKAGASDIGYLSDQHIRDTLENVHAAWLEGHEIGTHFNGHFCGATGVGKWSPEEWDSEIEQAMEFVTNWRTNTGYTDLPALPFDYRKELIGSRTPCLEGQRNLLPTAVKRGWRYDSSGNGTQVWPQKIQGGALWDLPLQSIPFPGHTFQVLSMDYNIMYNQCGPNTKADPALHPGFQTQARDAYLMGFDRTYNSNRAPYIIGNHFEEWNGGIYMNAVEDAFRAIAGKPEVRLVSFRQLVDWLDGQDPAVLRKLQSLGPGQAPAGGWESFLATPAAAPVPSQAAAAG
- a CDS encoding TM2 domain-containing protein: MSYPPQPGQQPYPGQPYPGQPYPGQPEYSDKSKIVAGILQLFLGGFGIGRFYTGHIGMGIAQLLTCGGFGFWALIDGIMFLVSNDRTDAQGRLLRG
- a CDS encoding bifunctional lysylphosphatidylglycerol flippase/synthetase MprF, whose translation is MIRADTAPALIGQRERERDRGADRAPVTRTPEPGPQRARRTARLVGAWLRSAPLTLLLLVLLWGVGAASGSLSGPSERLLDRAGVGVPTLAEGRWWTPFTSLFWCSGPGAYVFTTLLLLLVGPAAERRLGRRRTLAVLVVGQLAGTLLGTGLVAAGSRAGEQWTESVADQVAIGPGVGLFALAGVLGYRLTVLWRRRLHLLVLLVPLLMTLYVGHLQSVQRCAAALLGLGVGALLSRGRLHLRTRRSSHTETRVLVALCLVAAAFGPLIASFYDNATGPFNTFSELYFSHRLSPDEVAEFCAMSAHDCARAHAVERIFDTPGRLMAALFPALLLVLAEGLRRGLRFAWRITVGAELLWVALLVWLYNDAGPVSGDVIQYFVEALLLPLLTTCLLLVTRQRFRLRLPGRTVRRLAAVLGGAAVAASAAYAGLGVLAADQFEPGATFRGLLHGLPAQFLPPAYNDLLPDYPIAVGPVARFLETYSGLAFWAVALSALLLAFRRPVVHTDAAAAARARALLTAHGGGTLSFITTWDGNHYWFDEEGRAAVAYRVLGTVALTTGDPFGEPAARARAVAGFAHYCDARGWTPCFYSVSRDTRAAAAQLGWRSVQVAEDTVVALPELAFTGRKWQDIRTALNKAGRQGITAEWWAHHEAPLALKDQIRSISEEWVSEKGLPEMGFTLGGLEELDDPDVRVLVAVDEQRVVHGLTSWMPVYEDGVPVGWTLDFMRRRSDGFRGVNEFLIASAALGFKEEGARFLSLSGAPLARSGQDEEPTGLQRMLDWMGRVLEPVYGFRSLLAFKAKFQPEYRPMYMAYPDPAALPGITRAIGKAYLPHLTAAQGVRLMRRLSG
- a CDS encoding DUF2752 domain-containing protein — encoded protein: MRTPSAARRPGSGRGGFAVPARLRIAGPPLAVLAGGLAGSVYLWSRNPHLAGQALPFCPWRRITGLQCPGCGGTRMAYDLMHGDLAAAFHDNALLLISLPLVVLLYLTWLREGLAGRSWRPPLGRRGTAVLLGTAVAWTVVRNLW
- a CDS encoding IclR family transcriptional regulator, which codes for MTAETSQTLDRGVRVLKLLADSERGLTVTELAARLAVNRTVVYRLLATLEQHGLVRRDIGGRARVGLGVLRLAHRVHPLLREAALPALRSLAEDLGATAHLTLVDGNEALAVAVVEPSWTDFHVAYRTGLRHPLTESAAGRAILEARTFPSQRRPEQGFVIARAEEQSGACGAAAALLGLSGIEGSVGVVMLNGLVPERVGPRVVEAATEVADALR
- a CDS encoding alpha/beta hydrolase, which gives rise to MTPITLATHWNPIDWPLTTGPIPYAVLAAGWGALLALAIGRGRSWWRFRLPAALLTAAALSLLLDAVVDGWWHPFPEGTPRYVTWWTAVALLGFSLVGYRFGRLSWRRRGLAVGLGALVLLMAASQVNRGFGQFPSGRVMLAPWLTKTDALIAPKASRTASTPPDKALSEVWAPPADLPAKGTVSVVPIRGVKSGFAARDAYVYLPPAYQANPRPLLPVVVLITGQPGNPGDWVLAGQVNEALDAFAAEHGGLAPIVVMPDQLGSTWRNTLCLDSKIAKAQTYLAVDVPNWIHQNLQTARGRGSWAVGGASMGGTCALQLAVNAPDVFGTVLDMSGQEEPTLGTREQTVKAAFGGDGAKFDAVDPLQVMARRRFPDTAAAIVVGQGDGEFRPQMEKVFQAVQAAGMKAKFDLMPGGHGWVVFRPGIAAQIPWLAQQTGLIR
- a CDS encoding class F sortase produces the protein MGAQQSRSPWPGTLAAGAALVLGAWLLHDGGPGELPPLPGAGQGLSGFAPVSVVPPLGPSAPTRIRIPAVKLDAPVTGLGLDADGHLQAPPATDRNLAGWYRGGATPGQRGTAIIAGHVDNRSGPAVFYHLGALHRGDRIEIARADGATAVYQLYAIEVHDRKDFPDDRVYRQAADAQLRVITCGGTYSEEHGYEGNVVAYGFLADTTRPGKAA
- a CDS encoding DEAD/DEAH box helicase — encoded protein: MPLFSDAPEPHAPNRAAGHAAPTSSHHLSPAFPGRAPWGTAGKLRAWQQGALDRYIETQPRDFLAVATPGAGKTTFALTLASYLLHNHLVQQVTVVAPTEHLKKQWAEAAARIGIKLDPAYSSGPLSREYHGIAITYAGVGVNPMLHRNRTESRKTLVIMDEIHHAGDSKSWGEACFEAFEPATRRLALTGTPFRSDTNPIPFVQYEAGSDGIRKSVADYTYGYGNALADHVVRPVIFLSYSGNMRWRTKSGDELEARLGEPMTKDLIAQAWRTALAPQGEWIPAVLQAADRRLTEVRKAIPDAGGLVIATDQTVARAYAKMLREISGEKVTLVLSDEAEASKRISEYSEGTSRWMVAVRMVSEGVDVPRLCVGVYATSISTPLFFAQAVGRFVRARKRGETASVFLPTIPMLLGFANEMELQRDHVLDRPKKEGEGLFDEEDRLLAEAERANDGPDGTGGEEFSYEALGSDAVFDRVLYNAMEFGMQAHPGSEEEEDYLGIPGLLEPDQVQMLLQKRQHRQIQRSKGRPADEADLLELPAEQRPVVTHQELRELRKELNALVAAWHHRTSQPHGTIHNELRRQCGGPLTAQATVNQLKARIARIREWAK